GCCGAAGGGTATGAAGCCTTACGTCTTCAAGCCCAGCCCGATTTCTTGCCTTGAACCAGCTTGTGTATATTGTTGATGTACTACACTTATGTTTTGCAAAGTGATGTAGATAATAACTTTTACGTAGGATACACTAAAGACCTCAAGCTAAGATTTGCCCGGTTAAATCCGCGAAGCGGGCTGCAAAGCAG
The sequence above is drawn from the Desulfonatronovibrio magnus genome and encodes:
- a CDS encoding GIY-YIG nuclease family protein, translating into MYYTYVLQSDVDNNFYVGYTKDLKLRFARLNPRSGLQSSSI